Proteins co-encoded in one Alphaproteobacteria bacterium genomic window:
- a CDS encoding peptidylprolyl isomerase: protein MDPENTLIMELPDGKVIIQMRPDVAPNHVARIKELVRQGFYDGLVFHRVIPGFMAQTGDPNGTGTGGSGKNLKAEFSDVPHVRGTVSMARAASPNSADSQFFICFDVAPHLNGTYTVWGQVIEGMEHVDAIKKGSVTNNGTVDNPTKMISVKVAADVKDAP from the coding sequence ATGGACCCTGAAAATACCCTGATCATGGAATTGCCCGATGGCAAAGTCATCATCCAGATGCGGCCCGATGTCGCGCCCAACCATGTCGCGCGCATCAAGGAACTTGTGCGTCAGGGCTTCTATGACGGGCTTGTGTTTCATCGCGTGATCCCCGGCTTTATGGCCCAAACCGGCGACCCGAATGGCACCGGCACCGGCGGCAGCGGCAAGAATCTGAAGGCCGAATTTTCGGATGTACCGCATGTGCGCGGCACAGTTTCGATGGCCCGTGCGGCCAGCCCCAATTCAGCGGACAGCCAGTTCTTTATCTGCTTCGACGTTGCGCCGCATCTGAACGGCACTTACACGGTCTGGGGGCAGGTAATCGAGGGCATGGAACATGTGGATGCCATCAAAAAAGGCTCCGTAACCAACAACGGAACGGTTGATAACCCGACCAAGATGATCAGCGTTAAGGTTGCGGCTGACGTGAAGGATGCGCCATAA